One window of Bacillus sp. THAF10 genomic DNA carries:
- a CDS encoding ABC transporter substrate-binding protein, with product MKRIVLLFLSLSLVIGIFAGCSSDNSSGDKSKDGDVVTLNLFQFKVEIADQLQALIDEFEAEHPNIKVKLETVGGGADYGAALKAKFASGEQPDIFNNGGFKELELWKEHLTDLSDEPWAEHVLPIGKVPMTDPDDGKLYGMPVNLEGYGFIYNKDLFEEAGIKEPPKTISELKAAAEKLKAAGITPFSAGYAEWWVIGQHLLNLGFAQQDDPEAFIAGLYDGSEKIVGNKTFEEFQSVLDTEINFGNANPLTTDYNTQVTQFASGKTAMLQQGNWVENMIYEINPDMNMGFLPIPVNDDADADRLPVGVPNNWAINNKSENIDEAKTFLNWMVSSETGKRYITEEFAFIPAFDNIEPTGLGDLGQSILEYSTEEKTVPWTWFMWPDGANKEFAATIQEYAAGRIDYDTVLERFQTTWDNLK from the coding sequence ATGAAACGAATCGTACTTCTTTTCTTATCGTTGTCCTTAGTGATAGGAATTTTCGCAGGCTGCTCAAGTGACAATTCTTCAGGCGACAAATCGAAGGATGGAGATGTTGTCACATTAAATTTGTTCCAATTTAAAGTGGAAATTGCAGACCAACTTCAGGCACTTATTGATGAATTTGAGGCTGAGCACCCTAATATTAAAGTGAAATTAGAAACAGTTGGTGGCGGTGCGGACTACGGCGCTGCGTTGAAAGCGAAATTTGCATCTGGCGAACAGCCTGATATTTTCAATAACGGTGGGTTTAAAGAGCTTGAGCTATGGAAGGAACATTTAACTGATCTTTCTGATGAGCCTTGGGCAGAGCACGTTCTTCCTATCGGAAAGGTACCAATGACTGATCCTGATGATGGGAAATTGTATGGTATGCCAGTAAACCTTGAAGGTTATGGATTTATTTATAACAAGGATCTTTTTGAAGAGGCTGGCATTAAAGAGCCACCAAAAACAATCTCCGAACTTAAGGCTGCTGCGGAAAAATTAAAAGCAGCGGGAATTACACCTTTCTCTGCTGGTTATGCAGAATGGTGGGTAATTGGGCAACATTTACTTAACCTTGGCTTTGCACAACAGGATGATCCAGAAGCATTCATTGCTGGTTTATATGACGGATCTGAAAAAATCGTCGGAAACAAAACGTTCGAGGAGTTCCAATCTGTTCTAGACACTGAAATCAATTTCGGAAACGCAAACCCGTTAACTACAGACTACAACACACAGGTGACACAGTTTGCTAGTGGAAAAACGGCGATGCTTCAACAAGGTAACTGGGTAGAAAACATGATTTATGAAATCAATCCTGACATGAACATGGGCTTCCTCCCAATTCCAGTGAACGATGACGCCGATGCGGACCGACTGCCAGTTGGCGTACCAAACAACTGGGCAATCAACAACAAATCAGAGAACATAGATGAAGCAAAAACATTCTTAAACTGGATGGTTTCCTCTGAAACTGGTAAGCGATACATTACAGAAGAGTTTGCCTTTATCCCTGCATTCGACAATATCGAGCCAACGGGACTTGGTGACCTTGGGCAATCCATTCTCGAATATTCTACAGAAGAAAAAACGGTTCCTTGGACTTGGTTTATGTGGCCAGATGGGGCAAATAAAGAATTTGCTGCCACGATCCAAGAATACGCTGCAGGCAGAATCGACTATGACACAGTCCTTGAGCGCTTCCAAACTACATGGGATAATTTAAAGTAA
- a CDS encoding carbohydrate ABC transporter permease, with protein METKLEPAVKSTSGRTKLRDVKGKPGKMKWKNILTYTAFVGPALLFFLVIQIIPFLMGIYYSFTSWNGVSSVVEWVGLANYKKIFTNDDGFFHSFMFTTKFMFAAVIISNLIGFGLALLLNAALKTRNILRTVFFIPNVIGGLLLGFIWQFIFVRGFASVGELTGLSFFQLPWLGDETTAFWGIVIVFAWQISGYMMIIYIAALQGVDNSLLEAARIDGASNFTLITKIIIPLILPAFTICFFLTIAMAFKIFDLNLSLTGGGPFNSTQSVAINIYQEAFQNNRYGLGTAKAIIFFVVVAIFTTFQVMTTKKREVEA; from the coding sequence ATGGAAACGAAATTGGAGCCTGCGGTGAAAAGTACCTCAGGGAGAACAAAGCTTCGGGATGTAAAAGGAAAACCTGGAAAGATGAAATGGAAAAATATCTTAACGTATACGGCGTTTGTGGGGCCGGCCTTACTCTTTTTCCTTGTGATTCAAATCATTCCGTTTCTAATGGGAATCTATTATTCTTTTACTTCATGGAATGGAGTCAGCTCGGTAGTGGAATGGGTGGGACTGGCAAACTACAAGAAGATTTTTACGAATGATGATGGGTTCTTTCACTCATTTATGTTTACCACAAAATTCATGTTTGCAGCAGTAATCATCAGTAATTTGATTGGTTTTGGCCTTGCCTTATTGCTCAACGCCGCGCTAAAAACGAGAAACATTCTGCGGACAGTTTTCTTTATTCCCAATGTAATTGGTGGACTATTGCTCGGTTTTATCTGGCAGTTTATTTTTGTCAGAGGGTTTGCAAGTGTTGGAGAGTTAACCGGCCTTTCGTTTTTCCAGCTACCTTGGCTTGGAGATGAAACGACCGCGTTTTGGGGAATTGTCATTGTGTTTGCTTGGCAGATAAGTGGTTATATGATGATCATTTACATTGCAGCCTTGCAAGGGGTGGACAATTCTTTACTAGAAGCGGCCCGTATAGATGGAGCTTCTAACTTCACCCTAATTACAAAAATCATCATACCGTTAATTTTGCCAGCTTTTACGATTTGTTTTTTCTTAACGATTGCGATGGCATTCAAGATATTCGATTTGAATTTAAGTTTAACAGGTGGAGGGCCTTTCAATTCCACGCAGTCAGTAGCGATTAATATTTATCAGGAAGCCTTCCAAAATAACCGCTATGGCTTAGGGACAGCAAAAGCCATTATCTTCTTTGTTGTCGTAGCTATCTTTACAACATTCCAGGTCATGACGACCAAAAAGCGGGAGGTGGAGGCATAA
- a CDS encoding carbohydrate ABC transporter permease codes for MDQKYTKKTFVLEVLGILLGLLFLIPFYFVAINSVKSFSEILVDAAAFPTEILFSNYVKVWEIIQFPRAFWNSLVITVISNIGIVVISSMAAWKMVRTPGKFSKLLFVLIVSAMVIPFQTVMIPLMKLGGTLNLINSIPGIIIMYFGFGVPLSLFLYHGFVKTVPLEIEEAARIDGCSQFGVFWRIVFPLLKPITVTVVILNTLWIWNDYLLPLLVLQAPELRTIPLATSSFFAQYTKQWDMGLAALVLGIAPIIIFFLFLQKHIIKGIAAGSVK; via the coding sequence ATGGACCAAAAGTATACGAAGAAAACCTTTGTGCTGGAGGTTCTCGGAATTCTACTCGGCCTTCTCTTTTTGATACCGTTTTATTTTGTCGCCATTAACTCGGTAAAAAGCTTTAGTGAAATATTGGTGGATGCAGCTGCATTCCCAACAGAAATATTGTTCAGCAACTACGTTAAGGTATGGGAGATTATCCAATTTCCTCGAGCGTTTTGGAACTCGCTTGTGATCACGGTAATCAGTAATATCGGAATTGTGGTTATTAGTTCGATGGCGGCCTGGAAAATGGTCCGCACACCAGGAAAGTTTAGTAAACTATTATTTGTCCTAATCGTTTCGGCGATGGTTATTCCGTTTCAGACAGTGATGATTCCTCTAATGAAGCTTGGAGGTACCTTAAATCTCATTAATAGCATTCCAGGGATCATTATTATGTACTTCGGTTTTGGGGTACCGCTTTCCTTATTTTTATATCACGGCTTTGTCAAAACAGTGCCGCTTGAGATTGAGGAAGCAGCCAGAATTGACGGGTGTAGTCAGTTTGGAGTGTTCTGGAGAATTGTATTTCCGTTGTTAAAGCCAATAACGGTTACAGTGGTTATTTTGAACACGCTTTGGATTTGGAATGATTACCTGCTTCCATTGCTTGTGCTTCAAGCGCCAGAGCTACGAACGATTCCACTTGCAACAAGCTCCTTCTTTGCACAATACACAAAGCAGTGGGATATGGGGCTAGCAGCCTTAGTGCTCGGGATTGCTCCCATTATCATTTTCTTCTTATTTCTACAAAAGCACATTATTAAGGGAATTGCTGCAGGTTCCGTTAAGTAA